The DNA window AGGCGTGCCGTTGAGCCGTTGATACAATCTTTGAAAGATGCTTCCTGGCAGGTGCATTTGGCTGCCGCCGAATCACTCGGTTCACTTGAAGATGCTCGTGCTTTGAAGCCATTGAGTCAGGCGCTGAAAGATGAAAATAAGCATGTCCGCAAAGAAGCTGCCGAGGCATTGGGTGATCTCAGTCAAAAGGACTAATGGCTTTAGTGTTAAAATTTTTACTTTCGTAACTTTTCACAAATTTCTCAGTATTACCAATTGAAACCATCCCGAGCAAAATTAACCGCAAACTTCTCGTTCTAAATCACTGGTATCCGGGTTTAGAATTCAAGAAAAGGTGCGTTAAGTCTAAGTTTTCAAAAGGATTTCTTATGGGTGGAAACAAAATCAGATTTAAACTTTAAGTCAATTACTGCTAAATTACAAGAAAACGACCCCCCTTTAATTCCCCCCTTGCCATGGGGGAAAATAGA is part of the candidate division KSB1 bacterium genome and encodes:
- a CDS encoding HEAT repeat domain-containing protein is translated as RRAVEPLIQSLKDASWQVHLAAAESLGSLEDARALKPLSQALKDENKHVRKEAAEALGDLSQKD